In Spinacia oleracea cultivar Varoflay chromosome 5, BTI_SOV_V1, whole genome shotgun sequence, a single window of DNA contains:
- the LOC110777247 gene encoding cell division control protein 45 homolog has translation MVREQKVEAFYSKLRDSALQVSNYSPELFDSAAASSPLLIFPSTSDVDSLCALKIVFHILESDSIQYACYPVSSFEEIHKYLEPSLSLSPDMPLTLLLINWGSHRDLRKLLSLSETMRVFVVDSHRPIHLHNLSDGNDKVVVLYTKDDEEQADLTYDFDIWQLANVSDLNSDDEGGNESDDDESENDSDSDEEEREEDGDGLNRKKRRVSDEGEADPDKLFRRLKKQYYQMGTFHGKPSGCLMYDLSHSLRKNTNEQLWLACVSITDQLVHERLTNERYQAGVMELEQHINGLGNLDAVTSVTLKDGTKIRAPESSRIAYEDEPRLMLLREWNLFDSMLCSSYIATKMKTWSDNGMKKLKLLLARMGFALIDCQQKFQYMNIDVKRKMKDEFERFLPEYGLNDFYYRSFMRLHGYSSRVSAADVVYGVTALLESFDGSNSKKLGFGVAYDALSLNNLDQLRIGMQNAIKVQRAILRQGSTAITKRGSIRSGRKFRWVKLEDSVDTKLLGYPQALTKFCYFVMDALREKGARMKPLLCACCLTQEQDKVLIVGVTGKPRLGAVQGNAFGMAFKNAAQEIGAEFFHELFESSWIILDKVAVNSFMVRLTEKL, from the coding sequence ATGGTTAGAGAGCAAAAGGTTGAGGCATTTTACTCAAAATTACGTGATTCGGCTTTACAAGTGTCAAATTATTCCCCAGAATTATTTGATTCTGCTGCAGCTTCATCCCCTTTGTTAATCTTCCCTTCCACTTCAGATGTAGATTCTCTATGTGCGctgaaaattgtttttcatatCCTTGAATCGGATTCTATACAATATGCTTGTTACCCCGTTTCGTCGTTTGAAGAGATTCATAAGTATTTGGAGCCTAGTTTGAGCTTATCTCCTGATATGCCTCTCACATTGCTGCTTATAAATTGGGGTTCTCATAGGGATTTGAGGAAGTTGTTGAGTTTGTCTGAAACGATGCgtgtttttgttgttgataGCCATCGTCCTATTCATTTGCATAACTTGAGTGATGGGAATGATAAGGTGGTTGTCCTTTATACTAAGGATGATGAAGAACAAGCTGATTTGACCTATGATTTCGATATTTGGCAGTTGGCTAATGTCAGTGATTTGAATAGTGATGATGAAGGTGGAaatgagagtgatgatgatGAGAGTGAGAATGATAGTGACAGTGATGAGGAGGAAAGAGAAGAAGATGGTGATGGTCTGAATAGGAAGAAGAGGAGGGTTTCAGATGAGGGAGAAGCTGACCCAGATAAGCTTTTTAGGAGGTTGAAGAAACAGTATTATCAAATGGGTACTTTTCATGGTAAACCATCTGGGTGTTTGATGTATGATTTGTCACATTCGTTGAGGAAAAACACAAATGAACAGCTATGGTTAGCTTGTGTGTCGATAACTGATCAACTCGTACATGAGAGGTTAACCAATGAGAGGTACCAAGCTGGGGTTATGGAGCTTGAACAGCATATCAATGGTCTTGGTAATTTAGATGCTGTTACCTCAGTAACTCTGAAAGACGGGACTAAAATTCGCGCACCTGAATCTTCTAGGATTGCGTATGAGGATGAACCGAGGTTGATGCTGTTAAGGGAGTGGAATTTGTTTGATTCAATGCTGTGTTCTTCTTACATAGCGACAAAGATGAAGACTTGGAGTGATAATGGGATGAAGAAGCTTAAACTTCTGTTGGCTAGGATGGGATTTGCACTTATTGACTGCCAACAGAAGTTCCAGTACATGAATATTGATGTTAAGAGGAAAATGAAGGATGAATTTGAGAGGTTCCTGCCAGAATATGGGCTCAATGATTTCTACTACAGAAGCTTTATGCGGCTTCATGGGTATAGCTCAAGAGTTTCAGCTGCAGATGTTGTATATGGGGTCACTGCCCTTTTGGAGTCGTTTGATGGTTCTAATTCAAAAAAGTTAGGGTTTGGGGTAGCCTATGATGCATTGTCATTGAACAACTTAGATCAGTTGAGGATTGGAATGCAGAACGCAATAAAGGTACAACGAGCCATTCTTAGACAAGGAAGCACGGCTATAACCAAAAGGGGTTCAATAAGAAGTGGAAGGAAATTCAGGTGGGTTAAACTCGAAGATTCAGTAGACACAAAGCTATTAGGGTATCCTCAAGCATTGACTAAATTCTGCTATTTTGTGATGGATGCATTGAGAGAGAAAGGTGCAAGAATGAAGCCTTTGTTGTGTGCTTGTTGTTTAACACAGGAACAAGATAAAGTGTTGATTGTTGGTGTTACAGGGAAGCCTCGACTTGGTGCAGTACAAGGTAATGCATTTGGTATGGCTTTCAAGAATGCAGCACAGGAGATTGGTGCTGAATTCTTCCACGAGCTTTTCGAATCATCGTGGATAATCTTAGATAAGGTTGCTGTCAATTCTTTCATGGTCAGGTTAACTGAAAAACTATAG